The Vicia villosa cultivar HV-30 ecotype Madison, WI linkage group LG1, Vvil1.0, whole genome shotgun sequence genome includes a region encoding these proteins:
- the LOC131608102 gene encoding probable polyol transporter 6, translating to MTIDQGYNEDQANTFNKYAFCCAIVASMVSIVSGYDTGVMSGALIFIKEDLGISDEQQEIIAGILNVCALVGSLTAGRTSDYIGRRYTIFLASMLFMVGAVLMGYGPNYAVLMVGRCICGLGVGFALMIGPVYSAEISSAASRGFLSSLPEVCIGLGILLGYISNYILGRHLSLKLGWRLMLGIAAIPSVIVAFAILAMPESPRWLVMQGQLGKAKKVLLQVSNTTEEAEHRFKDIIIAAGLDENCSEEIVKPQKSSQGQGVWKELILRPTPPVRRMLVAAIGIHFFEHATGIEAVMLFSPRIFKKAGVTSKDKLLLATIGVGVTKVTFLLVALFLLDKVGRRRLLQVSVGGMIVGLTILGFTLTKVENSKEKILWALILSIVATYTYVAFFNLGLGPVTWVYSSEIFPLRLRAQGASIGVAVNRSVNALVSMTFISIYKAITIGGSFFMFAGMSIIAWIFFYVFLPETKGKSLEEMEMLFTKKSKDKNVAMVSDPAHNV from the exons atgacaATAGATCAAGGTTACAATGAAGACCAAGCCAACACGTTCAATAAATATGCTTTTTGTTGTGCCATTGTTGCTTCAATGGTTTCCATCGTTTCTGGTTATG ATACCGGTGTTATGAGTGGAGCATTGATATTCATAAAAGAGGACTTAGGAATCAGCGACGAACAGCAAGAGATTATAGCAGGAATCTTAAACGTATGTGCATTAGTAGGATCTTTAACAGCCGGAAGAACTTCTGATTACATTGGCCGTCGCTACACAATCTTCTTAGCCTCTATGCTCTTCATGGTGGGTGCAGTTCTAATGGGCTATGGTCCAAATTATGCAGTTTTAATGGTTGGAAGATGTATTTGTGGTTTAGGTGTTGGTTTTGCCCTTATGATAGGACCTGTTTATTCAGCTGAAATTTCCTCTGCAGCATCAAGAGGTTTTTTAAGCTCTTTACCTGAAGTTTGTATTGGCCTTGGAATCTTATTAGGCTATATATCAAATTACATTTTGGGAAGACATTTGAGTTTGAAACTCGGTTGGAGATTGATGCTTGGTATTGCAGCTATTCCTTCAGTTATAGTAGCTTTTGCTATTTTAGCAATGCCAGAGTCACCAAGGTGGTTGGTTATGCAAGGTCAACTAGGAAAGGCTAAGAAAGTTTTATTACAAGTTTCGAATACAACGGAAGAAGCCGAACATCGTTTCAAGGATATTATAATTGCTGCTGGTTTAGATGAGAATTGCAGTGAAGAAATTGTGAAGCCTCAAAAGTCTAGCCAAGGTCAAGGGGTTTGGAAAGAGTTGATTCTAAGACCAACACCTCCTGTACGTAGGATGCTAGTTGCTGCTATTGGTATTCACTTCTTTGAACATGCAACAGGAATTGAAGCTGTTATGTTATTTAGCCCAAGAATTTTTAAGAAAGCTGGTGTTACAAGTAAAGATAAGCTTTTACTTGCAACAATTGGAGTGGGAGTAACAAAGGTTACTTTTCTTTTAGTTGCTTTGTTTTTGCTTGACAAAGTTGGTAGAAGAAGATTATTGCAGGTGAGTGTTGGAGGAATGATTGTTGGGCTTACAATATTGGGCTTTACCTTGACTAAGGTGGAGAATTCCAAGGAAAAGATTTTGTGGGCTTTGATACTTAGTATTGTAGCAACATATACCTATGTTGCTTTCTTTAATCTTGGGCTTGGGCCTGTGACTTGGGTTTATAGTTCAGAGATATTTCCATTGAGGTTGAGGGCACAAGGGGCAAGTATTGGAGTTGCTGTGAATAGGTCTGTGAATGCTCTTGTTTCAAtgacttttatttctatttataaaGCAATCACAATAGGTGGTAGCTTTTTCATGTTTGCTGGTATGTCTATAATAGCTTGGATTTTTTTCTATGTTTTCCTTCCTGAAACTAAGGGTAAGTCCTTAGAGGAGATGGAGATGCTTTTTACcaaaaaatcaaaagacaaaaatGTTGCAATGGTTAGTGATCCAGCACACAATGTCTAA